Proteins encoded together in one Undibacterium sp. CCC3.4 window:
- a CDS encoding CaiB/BaiF CoA-transferase family protein, translating into MKKTSAGPLAGIKVLELGTLIAGPFCARMLAEFGAEVIKIESPEGGDPLRQWRVLKDGTSLWWSVQARNKKSLTLNLKTVQGQEIARRLALEADIIIENYRPGVVEKWQLDYASLQALNPSIIMVRLSGYGQTGPMRDLPGFGAIAEAMGGLRYVSGHPDRPPVRVGISIGDSVAALHGVIGAMLALRHRDVSGGRWNGQSGAAARGGAGQMVDVALYESVFNLMESLVPEFDVAGVVRERTGGALPGIVPSNTYTTRDGENLVIAGNGDAIFHRLMLAIGRADLAHDTALQRNDGRVPRTAEIDAAIQAWCGHLDIDQALQIMRHAEVPVGKIYSVRDMMSDPQFLARDMFEQHQFADGSGVKLPAVSPKMSLTPGQTRWLGPRLGEHTHQVLTELGYSAADIEQFEKQQLV; encoded by the coding sequence ATGAAAAAAACTTCGGCCGGCCCGCTGGCGGGCATCAAAGTACTGGAACTTGGCACCCTGATCGCCGGGCCGTTTTGCGCGCGGATGTTGGCGGAATTTGGTGCCGAAGTGATCAAAATCGAGTCGCCCGAAGGGGGTGACCCCTTGCGTCAATGGCGCGTGCTCAAAGATGGTACTTCGCTCTGGTGGAGTGTGCAGGCGCGGAATAAAAAGAGTCTCACGCTTAACCTGAAGACTGTCCAAGGTCAGGAAATCGCCCGTCGTTTGGCCTTGGAAGCCGATATCATCATTGAAAATTATCGTCCCGGGGTGGTGGAAAAATGGCAGCTCGATTACGCTTCGCTGCAGGCGCTGAATCCTTCCATCATCATGGTGCGTTTGTCCGGTTACGGACAAACTGGGCCGATGCGCGATTTACCCGGCTTTGGCGCGATCGCGGAAGCCATGGGTGGTTTGCGCTATGTGTCGGGCCATCCCGATCGCCCGCCGGTGCGGGTTGGCATCTCGATCGGTGACTCGGTGGCGGCCTTGCACGGCGTGATCGGGGCCATGCTGGCCCTCCGCCATCGTGATGTCAGCGGTGGTCGCTGGAACGGCCAATCCGGTGCTGCCGCACGCGGTGGTGCTGGGCAGATGGTCGATGTGGCGCTGTATGAATCAGTGTTTAATTTGATGGAATCACTGGTGCCGGAGTTTGATGTCGCCGGCGTGGTGCGCGAGCGTACCGGTGGTGCTCTGCCAGGTATCGTACCATCGAATACCTATACCACGCGCGATGGTGAAAATCTGGTTATTGCCGGTAATGGCGATGCGATTTTTCACCGCCTCATGTTGGCCATAGGGCGTGCCGATCTCGCGCATGATACGGCTTTACAGCGCAATGATGGCCGAGTTCCGCGCACGGCCGAAATCGATGCCGCCATTCAGGCTTGGTGTGGGCATCTCGATATCGATCAAGCCTTGCAAATCATGCGCCACGCAGAAGTACCGGTAGGAAAAATTTATTCGGTGCGCGACATGATGAGTGATCCGCAATTTCTGGCGCGTGATATGTTTGAACAGCATCAGTTTGCCGATGGCAGTGGTGTCAAGTTGCCGGCGGTGTCGCCCAAGATGTCGCTCACGCCCGGGCAAACTCGCTGGTTGGGGCCGCGCTTGGGTGAACATACGCATCAGGTATTGACTGAACTCGGTTACAGTGCTGCCGACATCGAACAATTTGAAAAACAACAGCTTGTGTAG
- a CDS encoding GFA family protein, with the protein MLQTYHGSCHCGALRFRAQIDLSQGSVQCNCSICTKLRWWAVIVPMERFQLLSGSAQQSVYTFHRHVEQHYFCAVCGIHPYLRGQSPRWGAFIAVNVACLDDLDPVALSVLAITELDGRNDCWEAAPSRTA; encoded by the coding sequence ATGCTGCAGACTTATCATGGTAGTTGCCATTGCGGTGCGCTGCGGTTTCGGGCGCAGATCGATTTGAGCCAAGGTAGTGTGCAGTGTAATTGCAGTATTTGTACAAAACTGCGTTGGTGGGCGGTGATTGTCCCAATGGAGCGGTTTCAATTGTTGTCGGGCAGTGCGCAGCAAAGCGTGTATACCTTTCACCGGCATGTTGAGCAGCATTATTTTTGCGCCGTCTGTGGCATCCATCCTTATTTGCGTGGGCAGTCGCCGCGTTGGGGTGCTTTCATCGCCGTGAATGTAGCCTGCCTCGATGATCTCGATCCTGTCGCCTTGAGTGTACTGGCCATCACCGAGCTCGATGGCCGCAATGACTGTTGGGAGGCGGCCCCGTCTCGAACGGCTTAG
- a CDS encoding DNA polymerase III subunit gamma/tau, which yields MSYQVLARKYRPKSFQTLVGQEHVVRALTHALEQQRLHHAYLFTGTRGVGKTTLSRILAKSFNCEQGITANPCGVCDACTAIDAGRFVDYIEMDAASNRGVDEMAALLEQAIYAPSNARFKVYMIDEVHMLTNHAFNAMLKTLEEPPAHVKFILATTDPQKIPVTVLSRCLQFNLKQMPPAQIISHLDNILGQEQIAFEVPALRLLAQGAQGSMRDALSLTDQAIAYAAGKVTLEAVQGMLGALDQSYLIRVLDALVSGDGKTMLDIADEMAARSLSYKSALQDLGTLLHQVAVAQMVPTAIADDLPEREQVLRLAGLLAADQVQLYYQIAVHGRNELALAPDEYAGFSMCLLRMLAFRPLDAAAEQSAARVAPSAAAAALPSAAPPVRSRATAPAAPPAAALAVPAVTASVMPASEVGSKPMSPALAALAAARAGSNKHAPGRSAAAAAPAALMPAAPASRTKAAAVLPRTAPSNAATDAPISAAAAPAQAPAATAGFVPDMQAVGMDDMPPPWDEAVFEVAPVVAPAVPDAAPSVIAVSVPVAAAAVAPALPALAVAGADRILWQGPVPALGWDGDWPVLAASLPVRGVAQQLAQQSELIHCSQDGNAFVFALRVPLSTLLSSGSGDKLSAALSERFGQIVRVEAKIGAVELTANTQAVAAREVRQQFAETAMQNDSFVQTLIREFGAAIVTGSVRPV from the coding sequence ATGTCTTATCAAGTTCTCGCCCGAAAATATCGCCCTAAAAGCTTTCAAACGCTGGTAGGGCAAGAGCACGTGGTACGTGCCTTAACTCATGCGCTTGAGCAGCAGCGGCTGCATCACGCCTATTTATTCACTGGAACACGCGGGGTAGGGAAAACCACACTCTCGCGCATACTTGCCAAATCTTTTAATTGTGAGCAGGGCATCACCGCCAATCCTTGCGGTGTGTGCGATGCTTGCACGGCCATCGATGCCGGTCGCTTTGTTGATTACATAGAAATGGATGCCGCGTCCAATCGCGGCGTTGATGAGATGGCTGCCTTGCTGGAACAGGCGATTTATGCGCCGTCGAATGCCCGTTTCAAAGTGTATATGATCGATGAAGTACATATGCTGACCAATCATGCGTTCAATGCCATGCTGAAAACGCTGGAAGAGCCGCCGGCGCATGTGAAATTCATCCTTGCTACCACCGATCCGCAAAAAATTCCGGTTACGGTGCTGTCGCGTTGTTTGCAGTTCAATCTCAAACAAATGCCGCCGGCGCAGATTATCAGTCATCTCGATAATATTCTCGGTCAGGAACAGATTGCCTTCGAAGTGCCGGCCTTGCGTTTGTTAGCGCAGGGTGCGCAGGGCTCGATGCGCGATGCCTTGTCCTTGACCGATCAGGCGATTGCCTATGCGGCCGGTAAAGTAACGCTCGAAGCCGTGCAGGGTATGTTGGGTGCGCTCGATCAATCCTACCTGATCCGTGTGCTTGATGCCTTGGTCAGTGGCGATGGTAAGACTATGCTCGATATCGCCGATGAGATGGCAGCGCGCAGCTTGTCGTATAAATCGGCGCTGCAAGATCTCGGCACTTTGCTGCATCAGGTCGCCGTGGCACAGATGGTGCCGACGGCGATTGCCGATGATTTACCCGAGCGTGAGCAAGTTTTGCGTTTGGCTGGCTTATTAGCGGCCGATCAGGTGCAGTTGTATTACCAGATTGCCGTGCATGGACGGAATGAGTTGGCGCTGGCACCGGATGAATATGCCGGTTTTTCCATGTGCTTGCTACGCATGCTGGCATTTCGTCCGCTCGATGCCGCGGCAGAACAGAGTGCTGCCCGTGTAGCGCCATCGGCCGCTGCCGCTGCACTGCCATCGGCGGCGCCGCCGGTACGGTCGCGCGCCACCGCACCGGCCGCGCCGCCGGCGGCGGCACTGGCAGTGCCAGCGGTGACGGCCAGCGTCATGCCGGCCAGCGAGGTTGGCAGTAAGCCGATGAGTCCGGCACTGGCTGCGTTGGCAGCGGCCCGCGCCGGTAGTAATAAACACGCGCCTGGCCGCAGTGCGGCTGCAGCAGCGCCGGCAGCGCTGATGCCGGCGGCGCCGGCGAGTCGCACTAAGGCTGCGGCAGTGCTGCCTCGCACTGCTCCAAGCAATGCGGCGACCGATGCGCCGATCAGCGCGGCAGCGGCTCCAGCACAGGCACCGGCAGCAACGGCCGGTTTTGTGCCCGACATGCAGGCCGTCGGTATGGATGATATGCCGCCACCCTGGGATGAGGCGGTGTTTGAGGTCGCACCAGTGGTCGCGCCGGCCGTGCCGGACGCGGCGCCTTCAGTGATTGCAGTCAGTGTGCCAGTGGCAGCCGCAGCGGTCGCGCCGGCACTACCGGCGCTGGCAGTCGCCGGTGCCGATCGCATTTTGTGGCAAGGTCCGGTGCCAGCGCTGGGATGGGATGGCGATTGGCCGGTATTGGCTGCCAGTTTGCCGGTACGTGGCGTGGCGCAGCAGTTGGCGCAGCAAAGTGAGCTGATTCACTGCTCGCAAGATGGCAATGCTTTCGTGTTTGCCTTGCGGGTCCCGCTCAGTACCTTGTTGTCCTCCGGGAGTGGTGATAAATTGTCGGCGGCTTTGTCGGAACGCTTCGGTCAAATTGTTCGTGTTGAAGCGAAAATCGGTGCCGTTGAATTGACTGCCAATACACAAGCCGTGGCTGCGCGCGAAGTGCGCCAGCAGTTTGCTGAAACAGCGATGCAAAATGACAGCTTTGTGCAAACTTTAATACGCGAATTCGGTGCCGCCATCGTGACTGGCAGCGTACGGCCGGTTTGA
- a CDS encoding cache domain-containing protein, whose product MFTLRRNFMALALLTLVGLSVAHADELRGTTEQAQAMVKKGLAAIKENGAEQAFAKFSDVSNKEFHDRDLYLFVYDLNGVNLSHGNNSKMQGKNLIDLKVGDKFIIKDMVAVVSSKGSGWVDYRWPNPVTKALELKSAYVEKHDHYFVGCGAYK is encoded by the coding sequence ATGTTTACATTACGTAGAAACTTCATGGCCTTAGCGCTGCTCACGCTCGTCGGCTTGAGTGTGGCGCACGCCGATGAGCTTCGTGGTACGACGGAGCAAGCGCAGGCCATGGTCAAAAAAGGCTTGGCCGCCATTAAAGAAAATGGTGCTGAGCAGGCATTTGCAAAATTTTCTGATGTCAGTAACAAAGAATTCCATGATCGCGACTTGTATTTGTTTGTCTACGATCTCAATGGCGTGAACTTAAGTCATGGAAATAACTCCAAGATGCAGGGTAAAAATCTGATCGATTTGAAAGTCGGAGATAAATTCATCATCAAAGACATGGTTGCCGTCGTCAGCAGTAAAGGGAGTGGCTGGGTTGATTATCGCTGGCCGAATCCGGTTACCAAGGCACTCGAGTTGAAATCGGCTTATGTGGAAAAGCATGATCACTATTTTGTCGGTTGCGGCGCATATAAGTAA
- a CDS encoding MarC family protein has product MAHDFFQTLILLILVTDPFGNVPIFVSALSHVAPARRWRVIVRECAIAFILLLLFMFFGKNFLTALQLSEVSIRIGGGVILFLIALRMVFPQEGGIFGETEEDHEPFIVPLAIPALAGPSALATVLLFSSDNKQEIIVHLGALTAVAVVWLVVLLSAERMQQVLGARVMTAFERLMGLILAAMSIEMLLAGIREYIKTLH; this is encoded by the coding sequence ATGGCCCACGATTTCTTTCAAACTCTGATCTTGCTCATCTTGGTAACCGACCCATTCGGAAATGTCCCGATTTTTGTCAGCGCCCTGTCACATGTCGCGCCGGCACGCCGCTGGCGCGTGATCGTACGCGAATGCGCGATCGCCTTCATCTTGCTGTTGCTATTCATGTTTTTCGGGAAAAACTTCCTCACCGCGCTGCAGCTTTCGGAAGTATCAATACGCATAGGCGGTGGCGTCATCCTGTTTCTGATCGCCTTGCGCATGGTGTTTCCCCAAGAAGGGGGAATCTTCGGTGAGACCGAAGAAGATCACGAACCATTCATCGTGCCACTCGCCATTCCAGCCCTGGCCGGCCCTTCGGCGCTGGCCACGGTATTATTATTTTCTTCTGATAACAAGCAAGAAATTATCGTTCATCTTGGTGCCTTGACGGCGGTGGCGGTGGTATGGCTGGTGGTCTTGCTCAGTGCAGAACGCATGCAACAAGTATTGGGCGCACGCGTGATGACGGCATTCGAACGTTTGATGGGCTTGATTCTGGCGGCGATGTCGATAGAAATGCTGCTGGCCGGGATACGCGAGTATATCAAAACCCTCCACTGA
- a CDS encoding DUF1289 domain-containing protein, with protein MNQSKTRPDTPCVAVCSTTFDDVCRGCGRTVAEVADWVFMNQAQKDAVWERILAQGFPRRNT; from the coding sequence ATGAATCAGAGTAAGACTAGGCCGGATACGCCGTGTGTGGCCGTATGTTCGACGACGTTTGATGACGTGTGCCGTGGTTGCGGTCGGACGGTCGCTGAGGTGGCGGATTGGGTGTTTATGAACCAAGCCCAGAAAGATGCGGTGTGGGAACGCATTTTGGCGCAGGGTTTTCCCCGTAGAAATACTTAA
- a CDS encoding YbaB/EbfC family nucleoid-associated protein — protein MMKNQLAGLMKQAQAMQDNMKKAQDQLALVEVEGQAGAGLVKVLMTCKNDVKRVSIDPSLFGDDKDMIEDLVAAAFNDAVRKAEATSQEKMSGLTAGMPLPPGFKMPF, from the coding sequence ATGATGAAAAACCAACTCGCAGGCTTGATGAAGCAAGCGCAAGCGATGCAAGATAATATGAAAAAAGCCCAAGATCAGTTGGCCTTGGTGGAAGTTGAAGGACAAGCTGGTGCCGGTTTGGTGAAGGTCCTGATGACATGTAAGAATGATGTCAAGCGCGTTAGCATCGATCCATCTTTGTTCGGTGACGATAAAGATATGATAGAAGATTTGGTGGCGGCGGCATTCAATGATGCAGTGCGTAAGGCGGAAGCGACGTCGCAGGAAAAAATGTCCGGTCTGACAGCTGGCATGCCTTTGCCGCCTGGTTTTAAAATGCCATTCTGA
- a CDS encoding potassium channel family protein — protein MKRQKRSPVSGIYPLTQQFLSYLSRPLLLLGLLISIPAFYLLLDGADALLQVTGRLAYVVVALMMGVDTFWQWHRNKRQRRQSGKMALDVLIIIGCLVSAWPTVTVWGTVEWLLRLALCGAILLRIATLVLQHMKPSYLVQMMGLAILMLSSAGAGFYWLEPNVTSYANGVWLAFTTVATVGYGDIVPSTPASKIFAVFIVLFGYAMFSIVTANIAALFVGEEEADFERELHQDIRALRRELGSLREELRSRDALLLRLEQAQQAQQAVSPD, from the coding sequence GTGAAGCGGCAAAAGCGTAGCCCGGTAAGTGGTATTTATCCACTGACACAACAATTTCTCAGTTATCTTTCACGGCCTTTACTCTTGCTCGGCTTGCTGATCTCGATCCCGGCGTTTTATTTGCTGCTCGATGGTGCTGATGCCCTATTGCAAGTAACCGGTCGCCTCGCCTATGTGGTGGTGGCGCTGATGATGGGCGTCGATACGTTCTGGCAATGGCATAGGAATAAGCGGCAGCGCCGGCAAAGCGGCAAGATGGCGCTTGATGTGTTGATTATCATCGGTTGTCTGGTCAGCGCTTGGCCGACTGTAACTGTCTGGGGTACCGTCGAGTGGTTGTTGCGACTGGCCTTGTGTGGCGCGATACTATTGCGCATTGCTACCTTGGTATTGCAGCATATGAAGCCTAGTTATCTGGTGCAGATGATGGGCTTGGCGATACTCATGCTCAGTTCCGCCGGAGCGGGGTTTTACTGGCTTGAGCCGAATGTCACCAGTTATGCCAATGGGGTTTGGTTGGCTTTCACGACGGTGGCAACGGTTGGGTATGGCGATATCGTCCCTTCGACGCCGGCGTCGAAAATTTTTGCGGTATTCATCGTCTTGTTTGGCTATGCGATGTTTTCTATTGTCACGGCCAATATCGCCGCCTTGTTTGTCGGTGAGGAAGAGGCGGATTTTGAGCGCGAGTTACATCAAGATATCCGTGCGCTGCGCCGCGAGCTCGGTAGCTTGCGCGAAGAGTTGCGCAGCCGGGATGCGCTGTTGCTGCGGCTGGAGCAGGCGCAGCAGGCACAGCAGGCTGTGTCGCCAGATTAA
- the recR gene encoding recombination mediator RecR yields the protein MKQVGSLEQLAEALRRLPGIGPKSAQRMAYHLLQHDRAAASGLGHALLNAVDRIAHCSSCNTFTETALCETCADSSRDRSLLCVVETPSDQMMIEQTLTYRGLYFVLMGRLSPLDGIGPKELHLEKLLVRALDEVVTEVVLATNFTNEGEATAHYISETLKARGLRVSRLARGVPVGGELEYVDAGTIARAMLDRRHT from the coding sequence GTGAAGCAAGTCGGCAGCCTTGAGCAGCTAGCAGAAGCATTGCGGCGCTTGCCCGGCATCGGGCCCAAATCGGCGCAGCGCATGGCTTACCATTTGCTGCAGCATGACCGCGCCGCCGCCAGCGGTCTTGGTCATGCACTGCTCAATGCCGTCGACCGTATCGCCCACTGCAGTTCGTGTAATACCTTCACCGAAACGGCGCTGTGCGAGACCTGTGCCGATAGCAGTCGCGACCGTAGCTTGTTGTGCGTGGTCGAAACGCCGTCGGATCAAATGATGATCGAGCAGACGCTCACCTATCGTGGTCTGTATTTTGTCTTGATGGGACGGTTGTCGCCGCTCGATGGGATCGGCCCGAAAGAGTTGCATCTCGAGAAGTTATTGGTGCGAGCACTCGATGAGGTCGTTACCGAGGTGGTGTTGGCCACTAATTTTACCAATGAAGGCGAGGCGACCGCGCATTACATCAGCGAAACGCTCAAGGCGCGCGGTTTGCGCGTGAGTCGGTTGGCGCGCGGTGTGCCGGTCGGTGGCGAACTCGAATATGTTGATGCAGGGACCATCGCTCGCGCCATGCTGGATCGGCGTCATACCTGA